From a single Metopolophium dirhodum isolate CAU chromosome 6, ASM1992520v1, whole genome shotgun sequence genomic region:
- the LOC132946973 gene encoding chloride channel protein 2 isoform X2: MDNENGRIPPDSHEYHHTLMYGRYTKELGDYVKGTQQNISAPVIHGGANEEFSKYGGKISSTLEVVWRHSFAKLSEDWVFLTLLGLVMAVLSFAMDYGIDFTNEGRIWLFKDMAFNQYLQYIAWVLLPVSLITFAAGFVHLVAPQSIGSGIPEMKTILRGVALKEFLTLRTLIAKVVGVTATLGSGLPLGKEGPFVHIASITATLLTKVITSFKGIYENESRNTEMLAAACAVGVASCFGAPIGGVLFSIEVTTVYFAVRNYWRGFFSAVCSATVFRLLAVWFNKAETVKAFFPTHFTMEYPFDPQELTVFALLGVVCGIIGAGYVWAHRQYVLFMRQSKSMNSFLQKNRFLYPSLITFLTLTITFPLGTGKYIAGELNVHDQLTGLFSNFTWTKNEFTIEEAEMMNHWRTENTNVFICLSAYIAYNFVFSIIASTIPIPSGSFIPVFKTGAAFGRIVGELMHLWFPSGVRHGKFITPIIPGGYAVVGAAAFAGAVTHSISVSVIAFEMTGQITHIVPVMIAVLISNAVAVLLQPSLYDSIILIKNLPYLPDLLPSISGIYSVYVEDFMVRDVKYIWYNMSYRDLKKVLRENKVLRVFPLVDKPDSMILLGSVPRVELIKLIDRQVGKERRMQVVAKWQKEAQERLDEVERRRRENKERRPSRFEVTPAPDNLQRKHSISSQSLSTNPMIKVQCSSSLKGHPKKSILKKTNSFTLHNLTPMMTPSATPYSTITGAESRIRLAFEAIFHKSATLRDANPEQQSLTDITDKDRSSSQIIQVSKKVQLPKERVIDMSPEEQSEWEQTEMDKILDFGSCHIDPAPFQLVERTSLLKVHSVFSLVGVNHAYVTAIGRLVGVVGLKELRKAIEDTNSGTKLGHHKTSGFRSAAMESLLSNRQMDDDFDV, encoded by the exons ATGGATAACGAAAACGGAAGGATTCCTCCGGACTCACATGAATACCATCATACTTTG ATGTATGGACGTTACACGAAAGAATTGGGCGACTATGTCAAAGGAACGCAACAGAACATATCAGCGCCTGTCATACACGGCGGTGCTAACGAAGAATTCAGCAAGTACGGCGGGAAAATCAGTTCCACTTTGGAAGTTGTATGGCGCCATTCGTTCGCCAAGCTCAGCGAAGATTGGGTGTTTCTCACGTTATTGGGTCTCGTAATGGCTGTACTAAGTTTTGCCATGGATTACGGTATAGACTTCACCAACGAAG GAAGAATATGGCTATTCAAAGATATGGCGTTCAATCAGTATTTGCAGTACATTGCTTGGGTACTGTTACCAGTCAGTTTGATAACATTCGCAGCAGGATTCGTACACTTAGTTGCGCCTCAATCAATTG gtTCAGGGATACCAGAGATGAAAACAATACTAAGAGGCGTCGCATTAAAAGAATTTCTCACCTTGAGAACGTTGATCGCGAAAGTTGTCGGAGTTACAGCAACCTTAGGTTCGGGTCTACCTCTCGGCAAAGAG GGCCCGTTCGTGCACATTGCCAGCATAACAGCCACGCTTTTGACGAAAGTAATTACCTCGTTCAAAGGAATCTACGAGAACGAATCGCGGAACACTGAAATGCTGGCTGCGGCGTGCGCGGTTGGAGTGGCCAGCTGTTTCGGGGCTCCAATAGGAGGTGTGCTCTTCAGCATCGAAGTAACGACCGTGTACTTCGCCGTGAGAAACTACTGGAGAGGTTTCTTTTCCGCAGTCTGTAGTGCGACCGTGTTTCGATTACTGGCCGTATGGTTCAACAAAGCCg AAACCGTAAAGGCTTTTTTCCCGACCCATTTCACTATGGAATATCCATTCGATCCTCAAGAGTTGACCGTTTTCGCTTTACTTGG GGTAGTCTGTGGAATTATCGGAGCTGGTTACGTTTGGGCGCACAGGCAATACGTTTTGTTTATGAGACAGAGTAAAAGTATGAACTCTTTCCTACAGAAGAA CCGTTTTTTATATCCGAGTCTCATCACGTTTCTCACGTTGACAATCACATTCCCATTAGGCACCGGTAAATATATTGCTGGTGAACTGAACGTACATGACCAA ttaacCGGGCTGTTTAGTAATTTTACATGGACAAAGAATGAGTTCACCATCGAGGAGGCAGAAATGATGAACCATTGGCGAACGGAAAACACCAACGTTTTCATATGTTTATCGGCTTACATAgcttataat TTTGTGTTCTCTATAATAGCATCGACCATTCCAATACCATCCGGTAGTTTCATTCCAGTGTTCAAAACCGGAGCCGCGTTCGGTCGAATAGTTGGTGAACTCATGCACTTGTGGTTCCCGAGCGGCGTTAGACACGGGAAATTCATAACGCCTATCATACcag gagGTTATGCCGTAGTCGGAGCAGCAGCTTTTGCTGGGGCCGTTACACATTCCATATCAGTGTCTGTAATTGCTTTCGAAATGACGGGACAGATCACTCATATTGTACCAGTTATG ATCGCCGTGTTAATATCAAACGCTGTAGCAGTATTATTACAACCTTCGCTATACGacagtattatactaataaagaATCTACCGTACTTGCCAGATCTTCTCCCGTCCATATCgg GTATTTACAGTGTGTATGTAGAAGATTTTATGGTCAGAGATGTCAAGTACATTTGGTATAATATGAGTTACAGAGACCTGAAAAAAGTTCTGAGGGAAAATAAGGTTCTAAGAGTGTTCCCGTTAGTTGACAAACCAG actCGATGATTTTATTGGGTTCGGTACCTCGGGTTGAATTAATAAAACTGATCGATAGACAAGTTGGTAAAGAAAGGCGGATGCAGGTAGTCGCTAAATGGCAGAAAGAAGCACAGGAGAGACTTGACGAGGTAGAAAGAAGAAGAAGGGAAAACAAAGAAAGGAGACCTTCCAGATTCGAAGTCACGCCGGCACCAGATAATCTACAAAGGAAGCATTCAATTAGTTCTCAATCACTTTCTACAAATCCCATGATTAAg gtGCAATGCAGTTCTTCATTGAAAGGTCATccgaaaaaatctattttaaaaaagaCAAATTCGTTCACTTTACATAACCTAACACCAATGATGACTCCGTCTGCGACACCGTATTCGACGATAACTGGAGCAGAAAGCcg CATACGACTAGCGTTCGAAGCTATATTCCACAAATCTGCTACACTTCGAGATGCAAACCCAGAACAGCAGAGCTTGACAGATATTACGGACAAGGATAGGTCTTCGTCACAAATCATACAAGTGTCCAAAAAAGTTCAACTG CCTAAGGAGAGGGTCATCGACATGTCACCGGAAGAGCAGAGCGAATGGGAACAAACGGAAATGGAcaagattttagattttggttCCTGTCACATTGACCCGGCTCCGTTTCAGTTGGTCGAGAGGACGTCATTACTTAAGGTTCATTCGGTGTTTTCGTTGGTCGGTGTCAATCACGCATACGTCACTGCCATTGGCCGCCTGGTCGGCGTTGTCGGCTTAAAAGAA ttGAGAAAAGCCATAGAAGACAC
- the LOC132946973 gene encoding chloride channel protein 2 isoform X1, giving the protein MTVGKTAKISSPSMRRRKSALGEDDDLERETKALASFYPSPPPVDFVQTTMYGRYTKELGDYVKGTQQNISAPVIHGGANEEFSKYGGKISSTLEVVWRHSFAKLSEDWVFLTLLGLVMAVLSFAMDYGIDFTNEGRIWLFKDMAFNQYLQYIAWVLLPVSLITFAAGFVHLVAPQSIGSGIPEMKTILRGVALKEFLTLRTLIAKVVGVTATLGSGLPLGKEGPFVHIASITATLLTKVITSFKGIYENESRNTEMLAAACAVGVASCFGAPIGGVLFSIEVTTVYFAVRNYWRGFFSAVCSATVFRLLAVWFNKAETVKAFFPTHFTMEYPFDPQELTVFALLGVVCGIIGAGYVWAHRQYVLFMRQSKSMNSFLQKNRFLYPSLITFLTLTITFPLGTGKYIAGELNVHDQLTGLFSNFTWTKNEFTIEEAEMMNHWRTENTNVFICLSAYIAYNFVFSIIASTIPIPSGSFIPVFKTGAAFGRIVGELMHLWFPSGVRHGKFITPIIPGGYAVVGAAAFAGAVTHSISVSVIAFEMTGQITHIVPVMIAVLISNAVAVLLQPSLYDSIILIKNLPYLPDLLPSISGIYSVYVEDFMVRDVKYIWYNMSYRDLKKVLRENKVLRVFPLVDKPDSMILLGSVPRVELIKLIDRQVGKERRMQVVAKWQKEAQERLDEVERRRRENKERRPSRFEVTPAPDNLQRKHSISSQSLSTNPMIKVQCSSSLKGHPKKSILKKTNSFTLHNLTPMMTPSATPYSTITGAESRIRLAFEAIFHKSATLRDANPEQQSLTDITDKDRSSSQIIQVSKKVQLPKERVIDMSPEEQSEWEQTEMDKILDFGSCHIDPAPFQLVERTSLLKVHSVFSLVGVNHAYVTAIGRLVGVVGLKELRKAIEDTNSGTKLGHHKTSGFRSAAMESLLSNRQMDDDFDV; this is encoded by the exons ATGACTGTAGGGAAAACTGCGAAAATTTCATCACCCTCTATGAGGAGACGAAAATCTGCTTTAGGCGAAGACGACGATTTGGAACGAGAAACAAAAGCATTAGCTTCATTTTATCCAAGTCCACCGCCCGTGGACTTTGTTCAAACTACA ATGTATGGACGTTACACGAAAGAATTGGGCGACTATGTCAAAGGAACGCAACAGAACATATCAGCGCCTGTCATACACGGCGGTGCTAACGAAGAATTCAGCAAGTACGGCGGGAAAATCAGTTCCACTTTGGAAGTTGTATGGCGCCATTCGTTCGCCAAGCTCAGCGAAGATTGGGTGTTTCTCACGTTATTGGGTCTCGTAATGGCTGTACTAAGTTTTGCCATGGATTACGGTATAGACTTCACCAACGAAG GAAGAATATGGCTATTCAAAGATATGGCGTTCAATCAGTATTTGCAGTACATTGCTTGGGTACTGTTACCAGTCAGTTTGATAACATTCGCAGCAGGATTCGTACACTTAGTTGCGCCTCAATCAATTG gtTCAGGGATACCAGAGATGAAAACAATACTAAGAGGCGTCGCATTAAAAGAATTTCTCACCTTGAGAACGTTGATCGCGAAAGTTGTCGGAGTTACAGCAACCTTAGGTTCGGGTCTACCTCTCGGCAAAGAG GGCCCGTTCGTGCACATTGCCAGCATAACAGCCACGCTTTTGACGAAAGTAATTACCTCGTTCAAAGGAATCTACGAGAACGAATCGCGGAACACTGAAATGCTGGCTGCGGCGTGCGCGGTTGGAGTGGCCAGCTGTTTCGGGGCTCCAATAGGAGGTGTGCTCTTCAGCATCGAAGTAACGACCGTGTACTTCGCCGTGAGAAACTACTGGAGAGGTTTCTTTTCCGCAGTCTGTAGTGCGACCGTGTTTCGATTACTGGCCGTATGGTTCAACAAAGCCg AAACCGTAAAGGCTTTTTTCCCGACCCATTTCACTATGGAATATCCATTCGATCCTCAAGAGTTGACCGTTTTCGCTTTACTTGG GGTAGTCTGTGGAATTATCGGAGCTGGTTACGTTTGGGCGCACAGGCAATACGTTTTGTTTATGAGACAGAGTAAAAGTATGAACTCTTTCCTACAGAAGAA CCGTTTTTTATATCCGAGTCTCATCACGTTTCTCACGTTGACAATCACATTCCCATTAGGCACCGGTAAATATATTGCTGGTGAACTGAACGTACATGACCAA ttaacCGGGCTGTTTAGTAATTTTACATGGACAAAGAATGAGTTCACCATCGAGGAGGCAGAAATGATGAACCATTGGCGAACGGAAAACACCAACGTTTTCATATGTTTATCGGCTTACATAgcttataat TTTGTGTTCTCTATAATAGCATCGACCATTCCAATACCATCCGGTAGTTTCATTCCAGTGTTCAAAACCGGAGCCGCGTTCGGTCGAATAGTTGGTGAACTCATGCACTTGTGGTTCCCGAGCGGCGTTAGACACGGGAAATTCATAACGCCTATCATACcag gagGTTATGCCGTAGTCGGAGCAGCAGCTTTTGCTGGGGCCGTTACACATTCCATATCAGTGTCTGTAATTGCTTTCGAAATGACGGGACAGATCACTCATATTGTACCAGTTATG ATCGCCGTGTTAATATCAAACGCTGTAGCAGTATTATTACAACCTTCGCTATACGacagtattatactaataaagaATCTACCGTACTTGCCAGATCTTCTCCCGTCCATATCgg GTATTTACAGTGTGTATGTAGAAGATTTTATGGTCAGAGATGTCAAGTACATTTGGTATAATATGAGTTACAGAGACCTGAAAAAAGTTCTGAGGGAAAATAAGGTTCTAAGAGTGTTCCCGTTAGTTGACAAACCAG actCGATGATTTTATTGGGTTCGGTACCTCGGGTTGAATTAATAAAACTGATCGATAGACAAGTTGGTAAAGAAAGGCGGATGCAGGTAGTCGCTAAATGGCAGAAAGAAGCACAGGAGAGACTTGACGAGGTAGAAAGAAGAAGAAGGGAAAACAAAGAAAGGAGACCTTCCAGATTCGAAGTCACGCCGGCACCAGATAATCTACAAAGGAAGCATTCAATTAGTTCTCAATCACTTTCTACAAATCCCATGATTAAg gtGCAATGCAGTTCTTCATTGAAAGGTCATccgaaaaaatctattttaaaaaagaCAAATTCGTTCACTTTACATAACCTAACACCAATGATGACTCCGTCTGCGACACCGTATTCGACGATAACTGGAGCAGAAAGCcg CATACGACTAGCGTTCGAAGCTATATTCCACAAATCTGCTACACTTCGAGATGCAAACCCAGAACAGCAGAGCTTGACAGATATTACGGACAAGGATAGGTCTTCGTCACAAATCATACAAGTGTCCAAAAAAGTTCAACTG CCTAAGGAGAGGGTCATCGACATGTCACCGGAAGAGCAGAGCGAATGGGAACAAACGGAAATGGAcaagattttagattttggttCCTGTCACATTGACCCGGCTCCGTTTCAGTTGGTCGAGAGGACGTCATTACTTAAGGTTCATTCGGTGTTTTCGTTGGTCGGTGTCAATCACGCATACGTCACTGCCATTGGCCGCCTGGTCGGCGTTGTCGGCTTAAAAGAA ttGAGAAAAGCCATAGAAGACAC